A single genomic interval of uncultured Cohaesibacter sp. harbors:
- a CDS encoding DUF2164 domain-containing protein, translating to MSEISFSREEKARLVEILQDYFRDEFDQDLGRFEAEFFLDHLVTHLGPIFYNKGLLDAQALLHKHMDSYNDDLYSLEKG from the coding sequence ATGAGCGAAATTTCTTTTTCGAGAGAAGAAAAGGCACGGCTTGTCGAAATCCTGCAGGATTATTTTCGCGATGAATTTGATCAGGATCTGGGGCGGTTTGAAGCCGAGTTCTTCCTTGATCATCTCGTAACCCATCTTGGGCCGATCTTTTACAACAAGGGCTTGCTGGATGCGCAAGCGCTGTTGCACAAGCATATGGATAGTTATAACGACGATCTCTACAGTCTTGAAAAAGGGTAG